A genomic window from Hominilimicola fabiformis includes:
- the lepB gene encoding signal peptidase I, protein MSEQEGKNENVTKTTAKEDKKTSLAREIWEWVYTLAIAIVIAMLIKGFIFDIVRVDGSSMFPTLVDNDRLIVTKLGYTPKQGDIIILDSEYKNREEYFDRLAESKDKEELSSFEKFFAQSSMPSNLKKKYYVKRIIAMPGQTIDLVDGKVYVDGEMLDEPYYDGLTTSIDPTVEYPITVDDDCVFVMGDNRTRSKDSRSSELGQVPFKAILGKSQVRIWPLSDIGLTK, encoded by the coding sequence ATGAGTGAACAAGAAGGAAAGAACGAAAACGTAACAAAAACAACTGCTAAGGAAGATAAAAAGACAAGCCTTGCAAGAGAAATTTGGGAATGGGTATATACACTTGCTATCGCAATAGTAATTGCTATGCTTATCAAAGGCTTTATATTTGACATTGTACGTGTAGACGGTTCAAGTATGTTCCCTACACTTGTAGATAACGACAGACTTATAGTTACAAAACTCGGCTACACTCCGAAACAAGGTGATATTATCATTCTTGACAGTGAATACAAAAACCGTGAAGAATACTTTGACAGATTGGCTGAATCAAAAGACAAAGAAGAACTTTCTTCATTTGAAAAATTCTTTGCACAAAGCAGTATGCCTTCAAATCTTAAGAAAAAGTATTATGTTAAGAGAATAATCGCCATGCCGGGTCAAACAATAGACTTGGTTGACGGTAAAGTATATGTTGACGGTGAAATGCTTGACGAGCCTTATTATGACGGTTTAACAACTTCAATAGATCCTACCGTTGAATATCCTATCACCGTGGACGATGACTGTGTATTTGTTATGGGTGACAACAGAACCCGCAGTAAGGACAGCCGTTCATCAGAACTCGGTCAAGTTCCTTTCAAAGCAATTTTAGGTAAGTCACAAGTCAGAATATGGCCTTTATCGGATATAGGTCTTACTAAATAA
- the ylqF gene encoding ribosome biogenesis GTPase YlqF has protein sequence MQNLQWYPGHMAKTRRLIEANLKLIDVVVEILDARIPFSGRNPHFDDIIKNKPRLLVLNKADLADKNRTKLWIDWYAEQGLKVIPISCTTGMGINTVIAEARALIQDKIDRERERGRNRTLKIMMVGIPNVGKSSLINRLIGKASTKTGDKPGVTRGKQWLRIKGDAELLDTPGILPPKFEDQTVAVKLAYTGAIKDEIMNTELLAYSLCDYLRDNYPNELCTRYKLDTVEGLKGYEVLEKIGKKRGFVISGGEIDMERAANMVLDELRGAKIGHITLETPSQLNEQE, from the coding sequence ATGCAGAATTTACAATGGTATCCCGGTCATATGGCGAAAACACGCCGTTTGATTGAGGCAAATCTTAAATTAATTGACGTTGTTGTTGAAATATTGGACGCACGTATTCCCTTTTCGGGACGTAATCCGCATTTTGACGATATTATAAAAAACAAACCGAGACTGCTTGTTTTAAACAAAGCCGACCTTGCAGATAAAAACAGAACAAAACTGTGGATTGATTGGTATGCAGAGCAAGGTCTTAAGGTTATTCCGATAAGCTGTACGACAGGTATGGGCATTAATACGGTGATTGCAGAGGCTCGCGCACTTATACAGGATAAAATTGACCGTGAAAGAGAAAGAGGACGAAACCGAACTTTAAAAATAATGATGGTCGGTATTCCGAATGTAGGAAAATCAAGTCTTATAAACCGTCTTATCGGTAAGGCAAGCACAAAAACAGGCGACAAACCGGGTGTTACACGCGGTAAGCAGTGGCTTAGAATTAAAGGTGACGCGGAACTTCTTGATACTCCCGGTATTCTTCCGCCGAAATTCGAGGACCAAACAGTTGCCGTAAAACTTGCTTACACAGGCGCTATAAAAGACGAAATAATGAACACTGAACTTCTTGCCTATTCCCTATGCGATTATCTACGTGACAATTATCCGAACGAACTTTGTACACGATACAAACTTGATACGGTCGAGGGGCTTAAGGGATATGAAGTGTTGGAGAAAATCGGTAAAAAACGCGGCTTTGTTATTTCGGGCGGTGAAATTGATATGGAGCGTGCCGCAAATATGGTACTTGACGAACTGCGCGGTGCAAAAATCGGTCACATAACCCTTGAAACTCCGTCACAATTAAATGAACAGGAATAA
- the srtB gene encoding class B sortase translates to MKKRLTVIQVLLVLIFVGCCGYLGKYFYDSHKAESGFDELKKVVEKTERADATDGYIDKRADNGMLECYYSLYQQNNDMVGWIKIPDTPVDYPVVKYSDNEFYLHKNFNKEYQFSGIPFLDYQSNDESVNKIIYAHNMKNGTMFASLADYEDKSFYDAHKNIMYDTLYDKGEYEIVSAFTTKVGASNEFKYYDYADIESEERFNEYVTQAKSRSFYDTGVNTVYGDSLITLSTCAYHTSNERFVVIARKK, encoded by the coding sequence GTGAAAAAACGACTTACTGTCATACAGGTCCTTTTAGTTTTGATATTTGTAGGGTGTTGCGGTTATCTCGGAAAATATTTTTATGATTCACATAAGGCTGAAAGCGGTTTTGATGAATTGAAAAAAGTGGTTGAGAAAACGGAACGTGCAGACGCAACGGACGGTTATATTGATAAACGTGCGGATAACGGTATGCTTGAATGTTATTACTCGTTATATCAGCAGAATAATGATATGGTAGGGTGGATAAAGATTCCCGATACACCTGTCGATTATCCTGTGGTAAAGTATAGCGACAATGAATTTTATTTGCATAAGAATTTTAATAAGGAATATCAATTCAGCGGTATACCTTTTCTCGATTATCAGTCGAATGACGAATCGGTGAATAAAATTATTTATGCACATAATATGAAGAACGGTACAATGTTTGCGTCACTTGCCGATTATGAGGATAAAAGCTTTTATGACGCTCATAAAAATATAATGTATGATACATTGTATGATAAAGGCGAATATGAGATTGTGTCCGCGTTTACGACTAAAGTCGGTGCAAGTAATGAATTTAAGTATTACGATTATGCGGATATAGAGTCGGAGGAGCGGTTTAATGAATATGTAACTCAGGCAAAGTCACGTTCGTTTTATGATACAGGCGTAAATACAGTGTACGGCGATAGCCTTATAACACTTTCAACGTGTGCGTATCATACGTCAAATGAAAGATTTGTCGTGATTGCAAGAAAGAAATAA
- the rplS gene encoding 50S ribosomal protein L19 produces the protein MNTQEIINALTKDQIRTDLPELVVGNNVKVYQRIVEGSRTRTQMFEGTIIKVQGGGIAQTFTVRRVSYGVGVEKTWPVNSPNIEKIEVSRKGKVRRARLFYLRDRVGKAAKVKERI, from the coding sequence ATGAACACACAAGAAATCATTAACGCTTTGACAAAAGACCAAATCAGAACAGATTTACCTGAACTTGTAGTTGGTAACAACGTAAAGGTTTACCAAAGAATCGTCGAAGGTTCTCGTACAAGAACTCAGATGTTTGAAGGTACAATCATCAAAGTACAGGGTGGCGGTATCGCTCAAACTTTCACAGTAAGAAGAGTTTCTTACGGCGTAGGCGTTGAAAAAACATGGCCTGTTAACTCACCTAACATTGAAAAGATTGAAGTTTCAAGAAAAGGTAAAGTTAGACGTGCAAGACTATTCTATCTTCGTGACAGAGTTGGTAAAGCAGCAAAAGTTAAGGAAAGAATCTAA
- a CDS encoding alpha-galactosidase, with product MIVRNGKTTHLIGRDISYIMFENEDGDLLNFHFGKKIADIDYSQMKEEWEEKWGFVSNRFCLDNYPQEYPSYGYSDLRNPAYQVVNKFGNAVSRLVVKEYIIHNECAVQTDGMPCLFNKNKKADTLEVVLYDEIIDLEVHLYYTVFDEYNIIARHTVIINKSDSDIKLLSAYSASIDLPMDDYEMIHFAGSWGRERAMHRTKLEMGMKAEVENARGGSGHQLNPFSMITSVGADETHGEVYGFSLVYSGNHSTVAKIDQFGNLRVQQGINPHQFEWILEPNESFCTPQSVICYSDSGIGAMTREYHDVFRNNLMRSKWVNKKRPILINNWEGTYFDFTEEKLLQMAEKAHQAGVELFVLDDGWFGKRNNDTCSLGDWKVNYDKLPSGIDGLAEKINKIGMKFGLWFEPEMISPDSDLYREHPDWAIHIDEREGVQSRNQMVLDLSRDEVCEYVINAVSDILANANIEYVKWDMNRQLTDMPRLGYNHEYTLGYYKIMSAITEKFPNILFEGCSAGGGRFDAGVLAYMPQIWTSDNSDAIARLKMQYSTSMCYPVYSISSHVTASPNHQCGRDTSLKTRADVAYCGTFGYELDVTKMSDEEFEEIKAQIKFEKRIQDLMCNGDLYRLINPYETNYCSWEVVSKDKKHIFVMACKVLAVAQTKSEKVKLQGLDTNKQYRNTFTGKVYSGDFLMYHGIRANYEMKDFSTVVFEFAEI from the coding sequence ATGATTGTCAGAAACGGAAAAACAACGCACCTTATCGGCAGAGATATAAGTTATATAATGTTTGAAAACGAGGACGGAGACCTTTTGAATTTTCATTTCGGAAAAAAGATAGCGGATATTGATTATTCGCAAATGAAAGAAGAATGGGAAGAAAAGTGGGGGTTTGTTTCAAACAGATTTTGTCTTGACAATTATCCGCAGGAATATCCGTCTTACGGCTATTCTGACTTGAGAAATCCGGCATATCAGGTTGTAAATAAATTCGGAAATGCTGTTTCAAGACTTGTGGTGAAAGAATATATAATTCATAATGAGTGTGCCGTTCAAACCGACGGTATGCCTTGTCTTTTCAATAAGAATAAAAAAGCTGATACGCTTGAAGTTGTATTATATGATGAAATTATCGACTTGGAAGTGCATTTATATTATACGGTATTTGACGAGTACAATATAATCGCCAGACATACTGTAATTATAAATAAATCAGACAGTGATATTAAGCTTTTGAGTGCGTATTCGGCAAGTATTGATTTACCTATGGACGACTATGAAATGATACATTTTGCAGGTTCGTGGGGACGTGAGAGAGCAATGCACAGAACAAAGCTTGAAATGGGAATGAAAGCTGAAGTCGAAAATGCAAGAGGCGGAAGCGGACATCAGTTAAATCCGTTTTCAATGATTACTTCGGTTGGCGCGGACGAAACACATGGCGAAGTTTACGGATTTTCACTTGTATACAGCGGTAATCATTCCACAGTCGCAAAAATAGACCAATTCGGCAATTTAAGAGTACAACAGGGAATTAATCCGCATCAGTTTGAATGGATTTTAGAACCGAACGAAAGCTTTTGTACACCGCAGTCTGTAATTTGTTATTCCGACAGCGGTATCGGTGCTATGACAAGAGAGTATCACGACGTTTTCAGAAACAATTTGATGAGAAGTAAATGGGTAAACAAAAAACGTCCTATCCTTATAAATAATTGGGAGGGTACATACTTTGATTTTACCGAAGAAAAGTTACTTCAAATGGCTGAAAAGGCTCATCAGGCGGGTGTTGAGCTGTTCGTGCTTGATGATGGTTGGTTCGGAAAGAGGAACAATGATACGTGCAGTCTGGGCGATTGGAAAGTTAATTATGATAAATTACCGTCGGGTATAGACGGATTGGCGGAAAAAATAAATAAAATCGGTATGAAATTCGGTTTGTGGTTTGAACCTGAAATGATAAGTCCGGATTCGGATTTATACAGAGAACATCCCGATTGGGCAATTCATATTGACGAAAGAGAAGGAGTTCAGTCAAGAAATCAAATGGTGCTTGATTTGAGCAGAGATGAGGTTTGCGAATATGTTATAAATGCGGTGAGCGATATACTTGCAAATGCAAATATTGAGTATGTGAAGTGGGATATGAACAGACAGCTTACAGATATGCCGAGATTGGGATATAATCACGAATACACGCTCGGTTACTATAAAATAATGTCCGCAATAACCGAAAAATTCCCTAATATTTTATTTGAGGGCTGCAGTGCCGGCGGCGGTAGATTTGACGCGGGAGTGCTTGCATATATGCCGCAAATATGGACGAGTGACAATTCGGACGCAATAGCAAGACTTAAAATGCAGTATTCGACTTCAATGTGTTATCCTGTTTACAGCATATCTTCTCATGTAACAGCGTCGCCAAATCATCAATGCGGACGTGATACGTCTTTAAAAACAAGGGCAGATGTTGCATATTGCGGAACATTCGGATATGAGCTTGACGTTACAAAGATGTCCGATGAAGAATTTGAAGAAATCAAAGCACAGATTAAATTTGAAAAGAGAATACAAGACCTTATGTGTAACGGTGACTTGTACAGATTGATAAATCCGTATGAAACGAATTATTGCAGTTGGGAAGTGGTTTCAAAGGATAAAAAGCATATATTTGTTATGGCTTGCAAAGTGCTTGCGGTTGCACAAACAAAGAGTGAAAAAGTTAAATTACAGGGACTTGATACGAATAAACAATATAGAAATACATTTACAGGTAAAGTTTACAGCGGTGATTTTCTGATGTATCACGGTATAAGAGCCAATTATGAAATGAAAGATTTTTCAACTGTTGTATTTGAATTTGCAGAGATATAA
- a CDS encoding helix-turn-helix transcriptional regulator, producing MNNRIKELRKQKKITQDELAKAVEVTRQTIISLENGKYNASLQLAYKISRYFGTNIEDVFIFEEE from the coding sequence TTGAATAATAGAATAAAAGAACTGCGAAAACAAAAGAAAATAACGCAAGATGAATTGGCAAAAGCGGTTGAAGTAACACGGCAAACGATTATATCGCTTGAAAACGGCAAATATAACGCGTCACTTCAGCTGGCGTACAAAATATCAAGGTATTTCGGAACCAATATTGAAGATGTATTTATTTTTGAGGAGGAATAG
- the lepA gene encoding translation elongation factor 4: protein MSNERQSKIRNFCIVAHIDHGKSTLADRLLELTGEVSERDMEEQLLDNMDLERERGITIKAHAVTLKYKRDDGEIYTLNLIDTPGHVDFNYEVSRSLAACEGAILIVDASQGIEAQTLANTYLAIDHDLEVVPVINKIDLPSAQPEMVINEIEDVIGIPAEDAPQVSAKTGLNVESVLEEIVEKIPSPTGDENAPLKALIFDSYYDSYKGVIVYVRIKEGTVKPGDRIRMMATGAEFDVVEVGVMHPAGLVPNKGLAAGDVGYIAASIKNIQDTRVGDTITTVKNAAAEPLPGYKKVNPMVYSGIYPADGAQYEDLKDALSKLQLNDAALMFEPETSVALGFGFRCGFLGLLHMEIIQERLEREYNLDLVTTAPSVIYKVYKTNGEMVWVDNPTNLPDPAEIDYMEEPMVKATIMVPKDYVGNVMELCQERRGIYKDMTYMDASRAEIFYELPLNEIIYDFFDALKSRTKGYASFDYELCGYTRSNLVKLDILLNGEMVDALSFIVHKDSAYSRGRKMAEKLKEAIPRQLFEVPIQAAVGSKIIARETVRAMRKDVLAKCYGGDITRKKKLLEKQKEGKKRMRQVGSVEVPQEAFMSVLKLDD from the coding sequence ATGTCAAACGAAAGACAGAGTAAAATCAGAAATTTTTGTATAGTAGCACATATAGATCACGGTAAGTCAACACTTGCCGACAGATTGCTTGAACTTACGGGAGAAGTTTCGGAACGTGATATGGAGGAACAGCTCCTTGATAATATGGATTTGGAGCGTGAGAGAGGTATCACGATTAAGGCACACGCCGTTACACTAAAGTATAAGCGTGATGACGGAGAAATTTATACTCTTAACTTAATTGACACACCGGGACACGTTGACTTTAACTATGAAGTTTCACGTTCGCTTGCGGCGTGTGAGGGAGCGATACTTATTGTTGACGCGTCACAGGGTATCGAGGCACAAACACTTGCAAACACATATCTTGCAATCGACCATGACCTTGAGGTTGTACCGGTAATCAACAAAATAGACTTGCCGTCTGCACAACCCGAGATGGTAATAAACGAAATCGAGGACGTTATAGGAATCCCTGCGGAGGACGCACCTCAAGTATCGGCAAAGACAGGTCTTAACGTGGAATCTGTACTTGAAGAAATTGTTGAAAAAATTCCGTCACCGACAGGTGATGAAAATGCACCGCTAAAGGCACTTATATTTGACTCTTATTATGATAGCTATAAAGGCGTTATTGTTTACGTAAGAATTAAAGAGGGAACAGTTAAACCTGGTGACAGAATAAGAATGATGGCGACCGGTGCTGAGTTTGACGTTGTTGAAGTCGGTGTTATGCACCCTGCCGGACTTGTGCCTAATAAGGGATTGGCGGCAGGCGATGTCGGATATATTGCGGCAAGTATTAAAAATATTCAAGATACGCGTGTTGGTGATACGATTACAACTGTTAAAAATGCGGCGGCAGAGCCGTTGCCGGGATATAAAAAGGTTAATCCTATGGTGTACAGCGGTATCTATCCTGCCGACGGTGCACAGTATGAAGATTTAAAGGACGCATTGTCTAAGTTACAGCTTAATGATGCGGCACTGATGTTTGAACCGGAAACATCTGTTGCACTTGGTTTTGGTTTCAGATGCGGATTTTTGGGACTTCTTCATATGGAGATTATACAGGAAAGACTTGAAAGAGAATATAATCTTGACCTTGTAACAACAGCGCCGAGCGTTATATATAAGGTTTATAAAACGAACGGTGAAATGGTGTGGGTGGATAACCCTACAAATCTTCCCGATCCTGCAGAGATTGATTATATGGAAGAACCTATGGTTAAGGCTACGATTATGGTACCTAAAGACTATGTCGGCAATGTAATGGAATTATGTCAGGAAAGACGCGGAATATATAAGGATATGACGTATATGGACGCGTCAAGAGCGGAGATATTCTATGAACTTCCGCTTAATGAAATTATATACGATTTCTTTGACGCGTTAAAATCAAGAACTAAAGGTTATGCTTCATTTGACTATGAACTTTGCGGATATACACGCAGTAATCTTGTTAAACTTGATATTCTGCTTAACGGTGAAATGGTTGACGCACTTTCATTTATTGTTCATAAGGACAGTGCATACTCACGCGGCAGGAAAATGGCTGAAAAACTTAAAGAGGCAATTCCGCGTCAGCTTTTTGAAGTGCCTATTCAAGCGGCAGTCGGTTCAAAGATTATCGCTCGTGAAACTGTTAGAGCAATGCGTAAGGATGTGCTTGCAAAATGTTATGGCGGTGATATTACGCGTAAAAAGAAACTTCTTGAAAAACAAAAAGAGGGTAAAAAGCGTATGCGTCAAGTCGGTAGCGTAGAAGTACCGCAAGAGGCGTTTATGTCTGTATTGAAATTGGATGACTAA
- a CDS encoding AraC family transcriptional regulator, whose translation MNCFINTYYAYTKFIPTDIYPVQYGEEQCNRNHSFGPCVRSNYLLHYVYSGKGIFQTENNTYHLHKGQMFLISPNQLTYYKADDSDPWLYRWIEFNGSMSQSILKSVGLNESTPIYTDDENNSVGNALCNIISSGEMCFELLMQKFWNFIYCLTDGEQINTVSNAEEYIQKAETFIKTNVHKKISVSDVAKYVGIDRSYLTRLFNEYKKTSPQNYIISLKMNTAALYLKNTNASVTETAQSVGYCDTHIFNRTFKKQFGVPPTTWRQKQIWEQSIIGK comes from the coding sequence ATGAATTGTTTTATAAATACATATTACGCATATACAAAGTTTATTCCTACCGATATTTATCCCGTACAATACGGCGAAGAACAATGCAATAGAAATCATTCGTTCGGACCATGTGTACGAAGTAACTATCTGTTGCATTATGTTTACAGCGGTAAAGGTATTTTTCAAACAGAAAATAACACATATCATCTTCATAAAGGGCAGATGTTTCTTATATCGCCAAATCAGCTTACATATTATAAAGCCGATGACAGCGACCCTTGGTTGTATCGATGGATTGAATTTAACGGAAGTATGTCGCAGTCAATTTTAAAGTCTGTCGGTCTTAACGAAAGCACGCCGATTTATACCGATGATGAGAATAATTCGGTCGGCAATGCACTCTGTAATATTATTTCGTCCGGAGAAATGTGTTTTGAATTGCTCATGCAAAAATTTTGGAATTTCATTTACTGCCTTACAGACGGCGAACAAATTAATACCGTCAGCAATGCCGAAGAATATATTCAAAAAGCAGAAACGTTTATAAAAACAAATGTTCATAAAAAAATATCCGTTTCGGACGTTGCAAAATATGTCGGAATTGACAGAAGTTATTTAACAAGACTTTTCAATGAATATAAAAAAACAAGTCCGCAAAACTATATTATTTCACTTAAAATGAATACCGCGGCATTGTATTTAAAAAACACAAACGCGTCCGTAACAGAAACTGCACAAAGCGTAGGTTATTGCGATACTCATATCTTTAACAGAACTTTCAAAAAACAATTCGGTGTTCCCCCTACCACATGGCGTCAAAAACAAATTTGGGAGCAATCTATTATTGGGAAATAA
- the mtaB gene encoding tRNA (N(6)-L-threonylcarbamoyladenosine(37)-C(2))-methylthiotransferase MtaB — translation MKKAAFYTLGCKVNQYETEAMAELFADSGYEIKEFTEVADVYVINTCSVTNMGDRKSRQIIRRAKKLNPNAVIAVTGCYAQTAPDEVLAIEGVNLVLGTKDRKNIVTLVEELNTESNINHVSDIMSNHEFEELQIKQYSNRTRAFIKIQEGCNQFCSYCIIPYARGPVRSRAKDDVVREIKELAHNGFKEIILVGIHVASYGVDLGDTTLESLIMDVDKIDGVERIRLSSIEPMTLNQEFIDSIKDSKKLCHHFHISLQSGCDETLKRMNRKYTTAQFKGIVDGLREAFDDVAITTDIMVGFPDESDEEFNKTVEFVRNIKFADAHVFQYSQRRGTPAAKRPNQISPDVKEKRSKIIIAETQKTRDEFINRFIGKTMRVLFEQPAKDGLFEGKTDNYITVHAPSDIDLNDQFRNVLLERNENGIVIGKIVE, via the coding sequence ATGAAAAAAGCAGCATTTTATACACTTGGTTGCAAGGTTAATCAATATGAAACAGAGGCTATGGCGGAATTATTTGCCGATAGCGGCTATGAAATAAAAGAATTTACCGAAGTTGCGGACGTGTATGTTATAAATACCTGTTCCGTAACAAATATGGGTGACAGAAAATCACGTCAAATTATTCGTCGTGCAAAAAAACTTAATCCGAATGCAGTTATAGCCGTTACAGGCTGTTATGCTCAAACCGCACCTGACGAAGTTCTTGCCATTGAGGGTGTTAATCTTGTACTCGGCACAAAAGACAGAAAGAACATTGTTACGCTTGTTGAAGAACTTAACACCGAATCAAACATTAATCACGTTTCGGATATAATGAGTAACCACGAATTTGAAGAACTTCAAATAAAGCAATATTCAAATAGAACCCGTGCATTTATTAAAATTCAAGAGGGCTGCAATCAGTTTTGTTCTTACTGCATTATCCCCTATGCCAGAGGTCCTGTTCGCAGCAGAGCAAAAGATGATGTTGTAAGAGAAATCAAGGAGCTTGCACACAACGGCTTTAAAGAGATTATCCTTGTCGGTATTCATGTTGCGTCATACGGTGTCGATCTCGGTGACACAACGCTTGAAAGTTTAATTATGGACGTTGACAAGATTGACGGCGTTGAGCGTATACGTCTTTCTTCTATTGAGCCGATGACTTTAAATCAGGAATTTATAGACAGCATTAAGGATTCTAAAAAGCTGTGTCACCACTTCCATATATCGCTTCAATCCGGTTGTGACGAAACATTAAAACGTATGAACAGAAAGTATACAACCGCTCAATTTAAAGGCATTGTGGACGGTTTAAGAGAGGCATTTGACGATGTTGCAATCACTACTGATATAATGGTCGGTTTTCCTGATGAAAGTGATGAAGAATTTAATAAAACAGTTGAATTTGTACGCAATATAAAATTTGCCGACGCCCATGTTTTCCAATATTCGCAACGTCGCGGAACACCAGCCGCAAAACGTCCAAACCAAATTTCACCGGACGTAAAAGAAAAGCGAAGTAAAATAATAATCGCCGAAACACAGAAAACGCGTGATGAATTTATAAATCGTTTTATAGGCAAAACAATGCGTGTACTTTTTGAACAACCTGCAAAAGACGGACTTTTTGAGGGTAAAACAGATAATTACATTACAGTCCACGCACCGTCCGATATAGATTTAAACGACCAATTCAGAAATGTTCTTCTTGAAAGAAACGAAAACGGAATTGTTATCGGAAAAATAGTTGAATAG
- a CDS encoding HPr family phosphocarrier protein, producing MKTFDLLLSSINDVKDFVNIVSKYDFDVDLTSGRYVVDAKSIMGIFSLDLSKPIKVEVHSDDCDKFMEELDKFIIK from the coding sequence ATGAAAACATTTGATTTATTACTAAGCTCTATTAATGACGTAAAAGATTTCGTGAATATCGTAAGTAAGTATGACTTCGATGTAGACTTGACATCAGGTAGATATGTCGTTGATGCAAAATCTATCATGGGTATCTTCAGCTTGGATTTGTCTAAGCCTATTAAGGTTGAAGTACATTCTGATGACTGCGATAAGTTTATGGAAGAACTTGATAAGTTTATCATTAAATAA
- the spoIIP gene encoding stage II sporulation protein P — MKFKTVVITKKKLIIAVVGILFLGGIITAVSLIPPKTANVFNYQNEIYEDILAEGLPNNNEKTFSLKDFAKKILGFDIENPETIISEYSSVFDGTTSQTEQENTGEEIAEENTELGEEQTEQTPDTVQEEVPMPDKSQICTANNLKLNNATTYNVDVNALCAEEFSINTDADGPKVLVVHTHTTECYDGDQMNGETERNTDASMNVVAVGDEICRVLEENGIKTVHDTTYHDYPSYQGSYTRALSTIETQLKNNPSIEIVLDVHRDAFIYSDGSKLAVTCEENGISTAQVMLVVGTNSMGLWHENWQENLKFAAKIQNAAEIMYPGVMRPINLRKERFNEHMTKGSLILEVGSNGNTLAQAKEGGKDVARAIAAVLNAK; from the coding sequence ATGAAATTTAAAACTGTTGTTATAACAAAAAAGAAACTTATCATAGCCGTAGTGGGTATTTTGTTTTTAGGCGGTATTATTACGGCGGTGAGCTTAATTCCTCCCAAAACGGCGAATGTGTTTAATTATCAAAATGAAATATATGAAGATATACTTGCCGAGGGTCTGCCGAATAATAATGAAAAGACATTCAGCTTAAAGGATTTTGCAAAGAAAATATTAGGGTTTGATATTGAAAATCCGGAAACAATAATAAGTGAATATTCATCGGTATTTGACGGGACAACCTCACAGACGGAGCAGGAGAATACCGGTGAAGAAATTGCGGAAGAAAATACTGAGCTGGGAGAAGAACAAACGGAGCAAACACCTGACACAGTACAGGAAGAAGTACCAATGCCAGACAAATCACAAATTTGTACGGCGAATAATTTAAAGCTGAACAATGCGACAACATATAATGTGGATGTAAATGCTTTGTGCGCGGAGGAGTTTTCCATAAACACAGATGCGGACGGACCGAAAGTTCTTGTTGTACATACGCATACAACGGAATGTTATGACGGCGACCAGATGAACGGTGAAACAGAAAGAAATACGGACGCGAGTATGAACGTGGTTGCGGTAGGTGACGAGATATGCAGAGTGCTTGAAGAAAACGGTATAAAGACGGTACACGACACAACTTATCATGATTATCCGTCATATCAAGGCTCTTATACAAGGGCGTTGTCAACGATAGAAACACAGCTTAAAAACAATCCGTCAATAGAAATTGTACTTGACGTACATCGTGACGCATTTATTTATTCGGACGGCTCAAAACTTGCGGTTACGTGTGAAGAAAACGGAATATCGACTGCACAGGTTATGCTTGTTGTCGGTACGAACAGTATGGGATTGTGGCACGAAAATTGGCAGGAGAATTTGAAGTTTGCGGCTAAAATTCAAAATGCGGCTGAAATAATGTATCCCGGAGTTATGCGACCTATTAATCTAAGAAAAGAACGATTTAACGAGCATATGACTAAAGGAAGTTTGATTTTAGAGGTCGGAAGTAACGGAAATACTCTTGCACAGGCGAAAGAGGGCGGAAAAGATGTTGCAAGAGCGATTGCGGCGGTGCTTAATGCAAAATAA